ttcaaaaacaaagaataaagcAAATGAATGACAGTGTTTTCTTCTGAAAAATCGTTTTATGTGAAATCATCAGAGGCATTGGAGATTTATGAATCAGAACAGCTTGCAGAAATCATGCACTTGGAGGCTTGTAAAGCTTCTCAACCATCTTCCTGTACTCTGCGtatggagaaacaaaagagacatAAGAAACTCATAACTGTGGTACTCTAAAGAAGTTTGATTTCATAACGACTGTTAAATCCCCTGTCTGTTTACCTTCTTGGTTACTCCAAAGCTGAGCTGCTTGAGTGTTCAATGGTGAACTGATGTTCGGTTCTGATCAACGAAAACATGTATCAGATATTGgattaaccaacaaaaagggctaacaagaaatcaaaagttatGCACCATAGAATACCTCCCAGGAGGCTCTGAATCGATAGTAGTATCGTCCTCACATCGTAAGCAGATGACCACTTATCCTgcaaatatgaaaatgttgtAAACGGATTAACTTTGGCACGTCTTCTCTGATTCAGTGTAGAACAAAGACACAAGAGGAAGGTATATTTTTACCTGAAGAATGTCTAAGCAGATATTGCCATAGACATCAACATTGGGGTGGAAGCAACATGTCTCAAACTTAACCTTTGGAGGCTTGAAAGGATAGTCattggagaaagagagtgagagtCTGTACTCAGTTCCTTCAAACACAGTATCTTTGCTTCCTGTTATTGTCCCTTTCCAGCAGAATATGTTGTCTTCCTCAGGGAAAGCCGATATTCCTGGACCACCGCCCATCTGAAAACAACCAAGTCAAGAACCCTATGAGCAAATCTTTACTATAGAAACTTGTTCActaaaaaggaagaaagatgATAACTTACCATCAAGCCCATCAATTCAGATTGCAGTCTGCgtttaatcaaagaaaagcCTAGATTAGGAATCTGGGATTTACTGAACTCATGATTAAAAAACCGAAACTTTGAGCAATAAAATGTAGATCTGATTCAAGATGAATACAAAGAACATCTTAAAGATTTAATTCTCTCAGAGACATTCTAACAAACAGTTTATATGCAAACATATATGAGAAGTCTCCCACTTCATTTAACGGATCCATAACAGTACATTAACCACGAGAACTGGATATGCGTAATAGCCAAATAATAACAAACCATGAAATGGATTTAAAGAAGATACATTGGAGCGACGATATATCCAAAAACGAGGCAAAAGACTAAGGCGATTACATTTGAATTGGTATCGAAATGTTGGGACAAGATcgaggaaaagaaaagtaccTTTTGAGAACAGATTGGCTGTCAACAGTCTTGGTCGGAGCCGCAGGTTGTTTTGAT
This sequence is a window from Arabidopsis thaliana chromosome 1 sequence. Protein-coding genes within it:
- the UBC20 gene encoding ubiquitin-conjugating enzyme 20 (ubiquitin-conjugating enzyme 20 (UBC20); CONTAINS InterPro DOMAIN/s: Ubiquitin-conjugating enzyme/RWD-like (InterPro:IPR016135), Ubiquitin-conjugating enzyme E2 H10 (InterPro:IPR015582), Ubiquitin-conjugating enzyme, E2 (InterPro:IPR000608); BEST Arabidopsis thaliana protein match is: ubiquitin-conjugating enzyme19 (TAIR:AT3G20060.1); Has 10004 Blast hits to 9989 proteins in 393 species: Archae - 0; Bacteria - 0; Metazoa - 4460; Fungi - 2092; Plants - 1828; Viruses - 23; Other Eukaryotes - 1601 (source: NCBI BLink).), whose amino-acid sequence is MAAVNGYQGNTPADPPASNGSKQPAAPTKTVDSQSVLKRLQSELMGLMMGGGPGISAFPEEDNIFCWKGTITGSKDTVFEGTEYRLSLSFSNDYPFKPPKVKFETCCFHPNVDVYGNICLDILQDKWSSAYDVRTILLSIQSLLGEPNISSPLNTQAAQLWSNQEEYRKMVEKLYKPPSA